From one Dysidea avara chromosome 9, odDysAvar1.4, whole genome shotgun sequence genomic stretch:
- the LOC136266682 gene encoding uncharacterized protein isoform X1 yields MNFSACWIVSSDIETDVFGVATDVPGLGIECHEFQVSLLRCIRHSVDGFEQVSSVDCSGIKGVNFQCLLDCVIRYRNKCFWCCDRCSRSQYRHADIQEIITIVGTIFSQVLM; encoded by the exons atgaatttcag tgcctgctggattgtttcgtcagatatcgaaacagatgtctttggtgttgcgaccgatgttccag gtctcggtattgagtgtcatgaatttcag gtcagtctactcagatgtatcaggcatagtgttgatggattcgaacaagtatccagtgtagactgtagtggcatcaagggtgttaatttccag tgcctgctggattgtgtcatcagatatcgaaacaagtgtttttggtgttgcgaccgatgttccag gtctcagtatcgtcatgctgacatacaagaaatcatcactattgttggaactatttttagtcaagtcttgatgtga
- the LOC136266682 gene encoding uncharacterized protein isoform X2 — protein MSLVLRPMFQVSVLSVMNFSYQLSLYTSDVNLQVSLLRCIRHSVDGFEQVSSVDCSGIKGVNFQCLLDCVIRYRNKCFWCCDRCSRSQYRHADIQEIITIVGTIFSQVLM, from the exons atgtctttggtgttgcgaccgatgttccag gtctcggtattgagtgtcatgaatttcag ttatcaattatcactgtatactagtgatgtgaatttgcaggtcagtctactcagatgtatcaggcatagtgttgatggattcgaacaagtatccagtgtagactgtagtggcatcaagggtgttaatttccag tgcctgctggattgtgtcatcagatatcgaaacaagtgtttttggtgttgcgaccgatgttccag gtctcagtatcgtcatgctgacatacaagaaatcatcactattgttggaactatttttagtcaagtcttgatgtga